In Mercurialis annua linkage group LG5, ddMerAnnu1.2, whole genome shotgun sequence, a single genomic region encodes these proteins:
- the LOC126682477 gene encoding uncharacterized protein LOC126682477, with protein MKRKGEAIQEEEQEAKKRLILSSCKVVEYLGPLMSKDLLFKFPDYSAFDFDYSQSSIWSPLVPRLHSPMDLSDSDFITPRKLSFGFGINLGSNEIKKRNSCSKKFKKIKFLASGMSPSPSKNACVPFAAKGWNKVLKAASKHFKNKKKRDCAGHVKLSNYLTDFTK; from the exons ATGAAAAGGAAAGGAGAAGCAATCcaagaagaagaacaagaagCGAAAAAAAGGTTAATCCTCAGTAGCTGTAAAGTGGTAGAGTATTTGGGTCCATTAATGTCTAAAGATCTTCTCTTCAAGTTCCCCGATTATTCCGCTTTCGATTTCGATTACTCGCAGAGTTCAATATGGTCCCCTTTGGTTCCTCGACTTCACAGTCCTATGGATTTATCAGACTCTGATTTTATCACACCTAGAAAACTTAGTTTTGGGTTTGGTATAAATTTGGGTAGTAACGAGATTAAGAAGAGAAATTCTTGTTCaaagaaatttaagaaaatCAAATTCTTGGCTTCCGGGATGTCTCCATCTCCGAGTAAGAATGCTTGTGTTCCGTTTGCTGCGAag GGATGGAATAAGGTGTTGAAAGCTGCAAGTAAACAtttcaagaacaagaagaagagAGATTGTGCAGGACATGTGAAGCTATCCAATTATCTCACTGATTTTACAAAATGA
- the LOC126682364 gene encoding major pollen allergen Ole e 10-like, protein MEPWICLRKLVIFLILNTIFVLNDAKIFPEKIMKKPKISKLGELLDPTKGEPYGLPSPFYLPSPAPLPLPALQNPLACVGSPTSPSIIQPFSPMKSPPKSPPMYIPISSPPQYELSPPAYVQPQPPPPAPQHKKAESGVWCVAKPSAADSIIKEALDYACGSGADCKPIQAYGPCFEPNTLVGHASYAFNSYWQKTKAAGGTCDFAATAIIVTVDPSFNNCHFPVN, encoded by the exons ATGGAGCCATGGATCTGCCTCAGAAAATTGgtcatttttctcattttaaacaCCATCTTTGTTCTCAATG ATGCAAAAATATTCCctgaaaaaataatgaaaaagccaaaaatatcaaaattaggaGAACTATTAGATCCTACAAAAGGTGAACCATACGGTTTGCCCTCTCCATTTTATTTGCCATCACCAGCACCACTTCCACTACCTGCACTACAAAATCCTTTAGCATGTGTAGGCTCGCCAACAAGCCCATCTATAATACAGCCTTTTAGTCCGATGAAAAGCCCACCAAAAAGCCCACCTATGTATATACCTATTTCAAGTCCACCACAATACGAGCTGAGCCCACCAGCCTATGTTCAGCCTCAGCCTCCGCCTCCAGCACCGCAACATAAAAAGGCCGAGTCTGGCGTATGGTGTGTTGCGAAGCCGAGTGCGGCAGATTCGATAATAAAAGAAGCGTTGGACTACGCATGTGGATCGGGAGCAGACTGCAAGCCAATTCAGGCCTATGGGCCGTGCTTTGAGCCCAATACATTGGTAGGACATGCTTCTTATGCTTTCAATAGTTACTGGCAGAAAACTAAAGCAGCCGGGGGTACTTGTGACTTTGCTGCCACTGCTATCATTGTTACTGTTGACCCta GTTTCAACAATTGTCATTTCCCTGTAAATTAA